The following coding sequences lie in one Gemmatimonadota bacterium genomic window:
- a CDS encoding amidohydrolase family protein encodes MFKSSWKLIPAALLAGIVNLAAEAQQTAPQAGLRENPSRVHALENARIYVRPDLVIDKGVVVIRDGLIVEAGASVDIPPDAQRWDYSGQTIYPGLIEMFTQAGLPEEEGGPSSGSAHWNPAVRPEHSAAEAYRVNETEIERLRNTGFAAAMVVANRGVFAGSSAVVNLGSGSPNENILKRDVFQHLRMKRNRNRTYPASMMGVVALMRQTILDAQWYRDAHAAYAANPRQDRPEDNDALAALDRVAARGQAVLMSVDDDHAFLRAVRLADEFGLRLLVRGSGHEYRMLDAVREAGAPVILPLDFPRSDDLSVSTPEDALDVTLAALRHWDLAPGNPGRLHRAGIPIALSSTRLDKGAEFHERVRETIEHGLEYEAALAALTTTPASMLGLSSRLGTLDPGKLANMTIADGPLFAENVNVQDVWVAGNRHVVTPRPVTDPRGAWVVVLEGDSLSLSIEGTPEAPKGTLDKAGNSMRAASMALEDARLAFSVEDETLGEAGVWRFSGSIQGDRITGRGIRPGGESVVWSAERTAPREAETKDIPAPADVAEPPALYPPGAFGRESAPARPEHLVVRNATVWTLDERGRLDNADVLIREGKIVEVGAGITAPGNAVEIDGTGKHVTPGIIDAHSHTAILEGINEGTQAVTAEVGIGDVIDSHDIAMYRELAGGLTVANVLHGSANPIGGKNQIIKLRWGAGPEELKFTEAKAGIKFALGENVKRSNWRILSDRYPQSRMGVEQIIRDRFRAAREYQQAWDSYEALVDNSDVVPPRRDLELETLQEVLTGERLVHCHSYRQDEILMLLRVADDFGFTIGTFQHVLEGYKVAPELAAHGAGASAFSDWWAFKVEAYDAIPHNGALMHDAGVMVTFNSDSNELARRLNTEAAKAVKYGGVDEVEALKFVTLNAAIQLAVDPWVGSLEPGKDADFVIWNGHPLSTYTKCEQTWIDGKKYFDIEEDREMRIEVEKERIRLIQKLLRSPEADESETEERAPEA; translated from the coding sequence ATGTTTAAATCAAGTTGGAAACTGATCCCGGCCGCGCTGCTGGCCGGGATCGTCAACCTCGCCGCGGAGGCCCAGCAGACGGCACCGCAGGCGGGATTGCGGGAAAACCCCTCGCGGGTACACGCCCTTGAAAACGCCCGGATATACGTCCGTCCCGATCTCGTGATCGATAAAGGGGTCGTGGTCATTCGGGACGGGCTGATCGTCGAAGCGGGCGCCTCCGTCGACATCCCGCCGGATGCCCAGCGTTGGGACTACTCCGGCCAGACGATTTATCCCGGGTTGATCGAGATGTTCACGCAGGCCGGACTGCCGGAAGAGGAAGGGGGTCCGTCCTCGGGGTCCGCCCACTGGAACCCCGCCGTCCGCCCGGAACATTCCGCCGCCGAAGCGTACCGCGTCAATGAGACCGAAATCGAACGGTTGAGGAATACGGGATTCGCGGCTGCCATGGTCGTGGCCAACCGCGGCGTATTTGCGGGCAGCAGTGCGGTCGTCAACCTGGGTTCCGGATCCCCGAACGAGAACATACTGAAGCGCGACGTCTTTCAGCACCTGCGCATGAAACGAAACCGGAACCGCACTTATCCGGCTTCCATGATGGGGGTCGTGGCCCTCATGCGGCAGACGATCCTCGACGCGCAGTGGTACCGGGACGCCCACGCGGCCTACGCCGCGAATCCCCGCCAGGACCGTCCGGAGGACAACGACGCGCTGGCGGCATTGGACAGGGTGGCCGCCCGCGGCCAGGCCGTGCTCATGAGTGTCGATGACGACCATGCCTTCCTGCGCGCCGTCCGCCTGGCCGATGAATTTGGATTGCGGCTCCTCGTGCGGGGCAGCGGCCATGAATATCGCATGCTGGACGCGGTCCGCGAAGCAGGTGCGCCTGTCATCCTGCCTCTCGATTTTCCCCGGTCGGACGATCTCTCTGTCTCCACGCCGGAAGACGCCCTGGACGTCACCCTGGCCGCACTGCGGCACTGGGACCTGGCGCCCGGGAATCCCGGACGGCTGCACCGGGCCGGGATCCCCATCGCGCTAAGCAGTACGAGGTTGGACAAGGGCGCCGAATTCCACGAAAGGGTACGTGAGACGATCGAGCACGGGTTGGAATATGAAGCGGCGCTGGCCGCATTGACCACAACGCCCGCGTCCATGCTCGGACTGAGTAGCCGCCTCGGAACCCTGGATCCCGGTAAGCTGGCCAACATGACCATTGCCGACGGCCCGCTATTCGCGGAGAACGTAAACGTGCAGGACGTCTGGGTCGCGGGCAACCGCCACGTGGTCACCCCCCGGCCGGTTACCGATCCCCGGGGCGCGTGGGTAGTCGTCCTGGAAGGTGACAGCCTGTCGCTGTCCATCGAAGGCACACCGGAGGCGCCGAAAGGGACCCTGGACAAGGCCGGGAACTCCATGAGGGCGGCCAGCATGGCGTTGGAAGACGCACGACTCGCATTCAGCGTGGAGGACGAGACGCTGGGAGAAGCCGGCGTATGGCGTTTCTCGGGTTCGATCCAGGGAGACCGGATCACCGGCCGGGGGATCCGCCCCGGTGGCGAAAGCGTGGTCTGGTCGGCCGAACGCACCGCACCGCGGGAAGCGGAAACGAAGGACATACCCGCGCCGGCCGATGTGGCTGAACCTCCAGCGCTGTACCCTCCGGGCGCCTTCGGCAGGGAAAGCGCACCGGCACGACCGGAACATCTCGTCGTCCGGAACGCCACGGTGTGGACGCTTGACGAGCGGGGCAGGCTGGATAACGCGGATGTGTTGATCCGTGAAGGTAAGATCGTGGAAGTCGGCGCGGGCATCACAGCGCCGGGAAACGCCGTAGAGATCGACGGGACGGGCAAGCACGTCACGCCCGGTATCATCGACGCCCATTCGCACACGGCTATCCTGGAGGGTATTAACGAAGGAACACAGGCCGTGACCGCCGAGGTGGGCATCGGCGACGTCATCGACAGCCACGATATCGCCATGTACCGGGAACTGGCCGGAGGACTCACGGTGGCCAATGTGCTACACGGTTCGGCCAATCCCATTGGTGGGAAGAACCAGATCATCAAGCTGAGATGGGGCGCCGGTCCCGAGGAACTCAAGTTCACGGAGGCCAAGGCGGGGATCAAGTTCGCCCTGGGTGAGAACGTCAAGCGCAGCAACTGGCGCATCCTTAGCGACCGCTATCCGCAGAGCCGCATGGGGGTCGAGCAGATCATCCGCGACCGGTTCCGGGCGGCCCGGGAATACCAGCAGGCGTGGGACAGTTACGAAGCGTTAGTGGACAATTCCGACGTCGTGCCGCCCCGCCGGGATCTCGAACTGGAAACGCTTCAGGAAGTCCTCACCGGTGAGCGCCTCGTCCACTGCCACTCCTATCGGCAGGACGAGATCCTGATGCTCCTTCGAGTGGCCGATGACTTCGGGTTCACGATCGGTACCTTTCAGCACGTGCTGGAGGGATACAAGGTCGCGCCGGAGCTGGCCGCCCACGGCGCGGGCGCATCCGCTTTCAGTGACTGGTGGGCCTTCAAAGTGGAAGCCTACGACGCCATTCCCCACAACGGGGCGTTGATGCACGACGCGGGCGTGATGGTCACCTTTAACTCCGACAGCAACGAACTCGCCCGGCGTTTGAACACGGAAGCTGCCAAGGCGGTGAAGTACGGCGGGGTAGACGAGGTGGAGGCCCTGAAGTTTGTCACATTGAACGCGGCGATCCAACTGGCCGTCGATCCCTGGGTCGGATCGCTCGAGCCGGGCAAGGACGCAGACTTCGTGATCTGGAACGGCCATCCCCTGTCCACTTATACGAAGTGCGAACAGACGTGGATCGATGGAAAGAAGTACTTCGATATCGAAGAGGACCGGGAAATGCGGATCGAAGTTGAAAAAGAACGGATCCGGCTGATTCAGAAACTGCTCAGATCACCGGAAGCAGACGAGTCCGAGACCGAAGAACGAGCGCCGGAGGCGTAG